A genomic stretch from Mastacembelus armatus chromosome 12, fMasArm1.2, whole genome shotgun sequence includes:
- the dab2 gene encoding disabled homolog 2 isoform X5, giving the protein MSAEVENSTPVPVDPSTTSASTASTSNTPPASPATATSKVPFKKEKKKFPEKTDEYLLGRFQGDGVRYKAKLIGIDDVPEARGDKMCQDSMMKLKGMAVAARSQGKHKQRIWVNISMSGIKIIDEKSGVIEHEHVVNKISFIARDVTDNRAFGYVCGAEGQHQFFAIKTAQQAEPLVIDLKDLFQVIFNMRKKEAGAPQKGENGSTVVENGNDALLSMDGEAKSAQPVERFDLFGAMSTPPDIQAPNSTASDLFGAELFAAPANSEGSSAPGDFFNSTPANSAPSSIAALGNLQLGPAATTSVPAAGMWGVSTASSSMFPHPGVTAPGPLPNFPQPSAFGGLPIPPTAWGQPMPSQFPVPPLSPPHLAWGQPPQPGPLGTSGWGQPAMTNPFHTGPFPSGANQQGASRPPPRPPVKEAVPKVENSAFTALDPLGDKEKKTGKDMFKDFQLAKPPAIPARKGELVSNSVPPPSSKEAGAFDQYFSSKVGLAQDAADHDDFDINHISAVVNDVPKPAPVPAAAATPAPSFNPGFLDAAFSSAPIANNSAPAQGQGLSQDMFDQAFGSPNATPFGVPPMTMQTASVGQTSGSTAAFGEPFGNPFA; this is encoded by the exons ATGTCTGCAGAGGTAGAGAACAGCACGCCCGTCCCTGTTGATCCCAGCACCACCTCCGCATCTACAGCCTCGACCTCCAACACTCCTCCTGCCTCCCCTGCAACAGCCACATCCAAAGTCCCAttcaagaaagagaagaagaaat TTCCAGAGAAGACAGATGAATACCTGCTGGGCAGGTTTCAAGGGGATGGTGTGAGGTATAAGGCCAAGCTTATTGGCATCGATGATGTCCCAGAGGCCCGGGGCGACAAGATGTGCCAGGACTCCATGATGAAACTTAAG gGTATGGCAGTAGCTGCTCGGTCCCAAGGCAAGCACAAACAGCGGATCTGGGTCAACATTTCCATGTCGGGTATCAAGATCATTGATGAGAAATCAGGA GTAATTGAACACGAACATGTGGTGAATAAGATCTCCTTCATCGCCAGAGATGTAACTGATAACAGGGCGTTCGGTTATGTGTGTGGAGCAGAAGGACAGCATCAGTTCTTTGCCATAAAGACTGCACAACAG GCAGAGCCTCTGGTCATTGATCTGAAAGATCTCTTCCAGGTCATCTTCAACATGAGGAAGAAAGAGGCAGGGGCCCCACAGAAG GGTGAaaatggcagcacagtggttgaG AATGGAAATGATGCCTTGCTAAGTATGGATGGTGAAGCAAAATCTGCCCAA CCAGTGGAGCGGTTTGACCTTTTTGGAGCCATGTCAACCCCCCCAGACATCCAGGCTCCGAAT TCTACAGCGAGTGACCTGTTTGGAGCAGAGCTGTTTGCTGCTCCTGCTAATTCTGAGGGGTCATCTGCTCCGGGTGACTTTTTTAACAGTACACCTGCCAACTCTGCTCCCTCCTCCATAGCTGCTCTGG GGAATCTGCAGTTAGGTCCTGCAGCTACCACAAGTGTCCCTGCTGCAGGCATGTGGGGAGTCTCCACTGCTTCATCCTCCATGTTTCCCCATCCAGGAGTGACAGCTCCAGGCCCTCTGCCCAACTTCCCACAGCCATCTGCTTTTGGAGGTCTACCCATACCACCCACAGCCTGGGGCCAGCCAATGCCATCTCAGTTTCCTGTCCCCCCACTCTCCCCACCCCACCTGGCCTGGGGCCAGCCACCACAGCCTGGGCCACTTGGCACTTCAGGCTGGGGTCAGCCCGCAATGACCAATCCATTCCATACTGGCCCATTCCCTTCCGGGGCTAACCAGCAAGGTGCATCACGCCCTCCTCCTAGGCCCCCTGTTAAAGAGGCTGTTCCAAAGGTAGAGAACAGTGCCTTCACAGCTTTGGATCCCCTTGGAGATAAAGAGAAGAAGACTGGAAAGGACATGTTCAAGGACTTCCAGCTTGCCAAGCCCCCTGCCATCCCAGCAAGGAAAGGGGAGCTTGTGTCCAACTCTGTTCCACCTCCCAGCAGCAAAGAAGCCGGAGCATTTGATCAGTACTTTTCAAGTAAAGTGGGCCTGGCTCAGGATGCTGCAGATCATGATGACTTTGATATCAATCACATATCAGCAGTTGTTAATG ATGTTCCTAAACCTGCTCctgttcctgctgcagctgcaaccCCAGCTCCAAGCTTTAACCCCGGCTTCCTTGATGCTGCTTTCTCTTCTGCTCCCATTGCGAACAACTCGGCACCAGCCCAAGGACAAGGCCTCAGTCAGGATATGTTTGATCAAGCATTTGGGTCTCCGAATGCCACTCCATTTGGAGTTCCACCTATGACGATG cAGACTGCTTCTGTTGGTCAGACCTCTGGTTCAACAGCTGCTTTTGGAGAGCCTTTTGGAAATCCTTTTGCTTGA